The following proteins are encoded in a genomic region of Clostridium kluyveri:
- the fusA gene encoding elongation factor G, whose product MKTYSTKNLRNIGIIGHSGSGKTTLTEAILYHTKTIDRLGKIEDGNTTSDYDPEEKKRQISVSASTASCKWKDIKINLVDIPGYFDFIGETFQGLRAVDLAMIVVSGVSGIQVGTEKSWSHVNKEKLPRAFYINKLDRENSDFDKVLADLKEKFGLSVVPIQYPIGKENNFQGIVNVISRKAKIFDDKSKTMKDVDIPEDIVEKIDDCKNMIMEAVAETDEELLDKYFNEGTLSDEDIYTGLINGCTKGDVVPVMCGSAANVIGVETLLENIVQCFPSPADVESITAKNLKDNSEVTIKIDEEEPFSAFVFKTIADPFVGKLSLFRVMTGKLRSDMTVYNVKKDKSEKIGSMYFLKGKQQIAASEIIAGDLGAVAKLQFTSTGDTLCEISSPVMFEDIKFPTEVIAKAVLPKSKNDEDKILSGLNKLLEEDPTFKVTRDMENAEVIIFGMGETHTDIISCKLKSKFGVDVILQDPKIPYRETIKKVSDVQGKHKKQSGGHGQYGDVKIKFEPRVDGEDDLEFVDKIVGGVVPRQYIPAVEKGLRECISQGVLAGYPVIRLKATLHDGSFHPVDSSEMAFKTAASIAYKKGLLEAEPVLLEPIVHLEVSVPEYYMGDIIGDINKKRGRVLGMNSSGENQVIIAEVPQSEMFRYATDLRSMTQARGDFTMRFERYEEVPPAQANKIIESGKNVKVKDE is encoded by the coding sequence ATGAAAACATATTCAACAAAAAATTTAAGAAACATAGGAATTATTGGACATAGTGGTTCTGGAAAGACCACATTGACAGAAGCGATACTTTACCATACAAAAACTATAGACAGATTAGGAAAAATTGAGGATGGAAATACAACTAGTGATTATGATCCAGAAGAGAAGAAAAGACAAATATCTGTATCAGCCTCAACAGCTTCATGTAAATGGAAAGATATAAAAATAAATTTGGTTGACATACCAGGATATTTTGATTTTATAGGAGAAACTTTTCAAGGATTAAGAGCAGTTGATTTAGCTATGATTGTTGTATCAGGTGTGTCAGGAATCCAAGTAGGAACTGAAAAGTCTTGGAGTCATGTAAATAAGGAAAAACTTCCAAGGGCGTTTTATATAAATAAATTAGATAGAGAAAATTCAGATTTTGATAAAGTATTAGCTGATTTAAAAGAAAAGTTTGGTTTATCGGTGGTGCCTATACAATATCCTATAGGGAAAGAAAATAATTTTCAGGGTATTGTAAACGTTATTTCAAGAAAAGCTAAAATATTTGATGATAAAAGTAAGACAATGAAGGATGTTGATATTCCAGAGGATATTGTGGAAAAGATTGATGATTGTAAAAATATGATTATGGAGGCCGTGGCAGAAACAGACGAAGAGCTTCTAGATAAATATTTTAATGAGGGTACTTTAAGTGATGAAGATATTTATACGGGACTTATAAATGGCTGTACTAAAGGAGATGTAGTTCCTGTAATGTGCGGCTCTGCTGCCAATGTAATAGGGGTGGAAACTCTGCTTGAGAATATAGTTCAGTGTTTTCCATCTCCAGCAGATGTGGAATCTATTACCGCTAAGAATTTAAAGGATAATTCTGAAGTTACAATCAAAATAGATGAGGAAGAACCTTTTTCAGCATTTGTTTTCAAGACTATAGCAGATCCTTTTGTAGGAAAGTTATCCTTGTTTAGAGTTATGACAGGAAAGCTTAGATCCGATATGACGGTGTATAATGTTAAAAAAGATAAAAGTGAAAAAATAGGGTCTATGTATTTTTTAAAGGGTAAACAACAAATAGCTGCATCTGAAATAATAGCAGGTGATCTGGGTGCTGTGGCCAAATTACAATTTACAAGTACAGGAGATACCCTATGTGAAATTTCATCTCCTGTTATGTTTGAGGATATCAAATTTCCAACAGAGGTAATAGCAAAAGCAGTTTTGCCTAAATCAAAAAATGATGAAGATAAGATATTGAGCGGATTAAATAAATTGTTGGAAGAAGATCCTACTTTTAAAGTGACTAGGGATATGGAAAATGCAGAGGTAATAATCTTTGGAATGGGAGAAACACACACAGATATAATATCTTGTAAATTGAAATCTAAATTTGGTGTTGATGTTATCTTACAAGATCCAAAAATACCTTATAGGGAAACTATAAAAAAAGTTTCTGATGTACAAGGTAAACATAAGAAACAGTCTGGAGGACACGGACAATATGGAGATGTAAAAATTAAATTTGAACCTAGGGTAGATGGAGAAGATGATTTAGAGTTTGTGGATAAAATAGTAGGAGGCGTAGTACCAAGACAGTATATACCAGCTGTTGAAAAAGGACTTAGAGAATGCATAAGTCAAGGAGTTCTAGCTGGATATCCTGTCATAAGGCTAAAAGCTACTCTTCATGATGGTTCTTTCCATCCTGTAGATTCTTCAGAAATGGCGTTTAAGACAGCTGCGTCTATTGCATATAAGAAAGGTCTCCTGGAAGCAGAACCTGTGCTGTTAGAGCCGATTGTACATTTAGAGGTATCTGTTCCTGAATATTATATGGGGGATATAATAGGAGATATAAACAAAAAAAGAGGAAGAGTTCTTGGAATGAATTCTTCTGGGGAGAATCAAGTAATAATAGCAGAAGTGCCTCAATCAGAAATGTTTAGATATGCTACGGATTTGAGATCTATGACTCAGGCTAGAGGGGATTTTACTATGAGATTTGAAAGATATGAAGAGGTTCCGCCTGCTCAAGCTAATAAAATAATAGAATCTGGGAAAAATGTAAAAGTTAAGGACGAATAA
- a CDS encoding histidine phosphatase family protein encodes MVKLYLVRHGETIWNIERKMQGGMKDSPLTKKGIEQANLLKNRMENINFDIIYSSPLERAVKTSRIVAAQRNIPIIKDDRLMEIDIGEWGGLTKEEAREKNPEQLNNFWTNPKMYVPIAGESFLQVKIRAISLIKEIISKYEGKSILIVTHTVVLRILMAYFENRPLDELWEGSYIHQASLSEVEIENGCYNILLYGDTSHLGEVKSVNTI; translated from the coding sequence ATGGTTAAGTTATATTTAGTAAGACATGGGGAAACTATATGGAATATAGAGAGAAAAATGCAGGGCGGCATGAAAGATTCACCTCTGACTAAGAAAGGTATTGAACAGGCGAACTTATTAAAAAATAGAATGGAGAATATAAATTTTGATATAATATATTCAAGTCCATTAGAAAGAGCAGTAAAAACTTCTAGAATAGTAGCAGCACAGAGAAATATACCTATAATAAAGGATGACAGACTCATGGAAATAGATATAGGAGAATGGGGAGGATTGACTAAAGAAGAAGCTAGAGAGAAAAATCCAGAACAGCTTAATAATTTTTGGACAAACCCTAAAATGTACGTTCCTATTGCAGGAGAGAGCTTTTTACAGGTGAAAATTAGGGCTATATCTCTGATAAAAGAAATTATTAGTAAATATGAAGGCAAGAGTATTTTAATTGTAACTCATACTGTAGTATTAAGAATTCTGATGGCGTATTTTGAAAATAGACCTCTAGATGAGTTGTGGGAAGGTTCTTATATTCACCAGGCAAGTTTAAGTGAGGTTGAAATAGAGAATGGATGTTATAATATTTTGTTGTATGGAGATACATCACATCTAGGAGAGGTAAAAAGTGTAAATACAATATAA
- a CDS encoding CtsR family transcriptional regulator, which yields MARLSDIIEEFIKDMFNNGNNNDELQIGRNELANHFSCAPSQINYVLTTRFTMDKGYYIESKRGGGGYIIIKKVELNCNKNLLDIIIERIGDSITYNAGAQIIEGLFEEEIITEREAIILKAVINDRTLNTMMENKNKLRADILKALMLIIFNTPKFVINR from the coding sequence TTGGCAAGATTATCAGATATAATAGAAGAATTCATAAAGGATATGTTTAATAATGGTAATAATAATGATGAGCTTCAGATTGGAAGAAATGAATTAGCAAATCATTTTAGTTGTGCCCCCTCACAGATAAATTATGTATTAACTACTAGATTTACTATGGATAAGGGATATTATATAGAGAGTAAACGAGGAGGGGGCGGGTATATAATTATAAAGAAAGTAGAGCTTAACTGCAATAAGAATTTACTTGATATTATAATAGAAAGAATAGGAGATAGTATAACTTATAATGCGGGAGCACAAATTATAGAGGGATTATTTGAGGAAGAAATTATAACAGAGAGAGAGGCCATAATATTAAAGGCAGTTATAAATGACAGAACATTAAATACTATGATGGAAAATAAGAATAAATTAAGAGCAGATATATTGAAAGCCTTGATGCTCATTATATTCAATACCCCTAAATTTGTTATTAATAGATAA
- a CDS encoding UvrB/UvrC motif-containing protein, which translates to MLCDICKKNDATVHVTKIINGHKQEINLCEKCAKEKGELSFVPSIDFVSSFGFQNILSGIMDYMSSGNNEQYKTFDIRCKNCNTSYSEFKKTGLVGCSECYKNFTNILEPIIKRVQANLDHTGKVPKKTGKNIIEKKNLVKLKEDLQKAVSLEEYEKAATIRDKIKEIEKQVHLNKDSKKEE; encoded by the coding sequence ATGCTTTGTGATATATGTAAAAAAAATGATGCCACAGTTCATGTGACGAAAATAATAAATGGACATAAACAAGAGATCAATCTGTGTGAAAAGTGTGCAAAGGAAAAAGGAGAATTGAGTTTTGTACCCTCAATAGATTTTGTTTCTTCATTTGGATTTCAGAATATTTTAAGTGGAATTATGGATTATATGAGTAGTGGGAATAATGAGCAATACAAAACTTTCGATATACGTTGTAAAAATTGTAATACATCCTATAGTGAATTCAAAAAGACGGGACTTGTAGGATGCAGTGAGTGTTATAAAAATTTTACTAATATTTTAGAACCAATAATTAAAAGAGTACAGGCAAATTTAGATCATACAGGTAAAGTTCCTAAAAAAACAGGGAAAAATATTATAGAGAAAAAAAATCTTGTGAAATTAAAAGAAGACCTTCAAAAAGCAGTATCTTTAGAAGAATATGAAAAAGCTGCCACTATAAGAGATAAAATAAAAGAGATTGAAAAACAAGTTCATTTAAATAAAGACAGCAAAAAGGAGGAGTAG
- a CDS encoding protein arginine kinase, producing MNNWVTTYEDHNYGLVISSRIRLARNLAKIPFSHKLNIEESKKVIKNVENAFYTFSNTEEKFKSNYLWNKNDNEKNIYLEKHLISKNLIDNSSKAAFILDDKETISIMINEEDHVRIQCITGGLNLEEVYDVSEKIDDLLEENLEYAFDEKLGYLTACPTNVGTGLRASVMLHLPSLSLNNQINGLLNALAQVGMTIRGLYGEGSKAIGNIYQISNQVTLGRSEEEILSNLKALVLQIINQEIISRENLMKKYKYELEDKIYRALGVLKSAVLLNSSECLKLLSDVRLGVEMGIIKDVNGITLNKLLVESQPATIQKIYGESLSNKDRDFNRAKFVREKLAVNTA from the coding sequence ATGAATAATTGGGTGACTACTTATGAAGATCATAACTATGGCTTGGTAATAAGCAGCAGGATAAGATTAGCCAGAAATTTAGCTAAAATTCCCTTTTCACATAAATTAAATATAGAAGAAAGTAAAAAAGTAATTAAAAATGTAGAAAATGCCTTTTATACATTTTCAAATACGGAAGAAAAGTTTAAGAGTAATTATTTATGGAATAAAAATGACAATGAGAAAAATATTTATCTAGAAAAGCATCTTATAAGTAAAAATTTGATAGATAATTCATCTAAAGCAGCTTTTATATTAGATGATAAGGAAACCATAAGTATTATGATAAATGAAGAGGATCATGTGAGAATTCAGTGTATAACAGGAGGTCTAAATTTAGAGGAGGTATATGATGTAAGTGAAAAAATAGATGATTTATTAGAAGAAAATTTGGAATATGCTTTTGATGAAAAGCTAGGATATTTAACAGCATGTCCTACTAATGTAGGAACGGGACTTAGAGCTTCTGTCATGCTTCATTTACCTTCACTTTCTTTAAATAATCAAATAAATGGATTGTTAAATGCATTAGCTCAAGTTGGTATGACTATTAGAGGATTATATGGCGAAGGTTCAAAAGCTATAGGAAATATATATCAGATTTCCAATCAGGTAACTTTAGGCCGTAGTGAAGAAGAGATATTAAGTAATTTAAAAGCTTTAGTTCTTCAAATAATAAACCAAGAAATAATTTCAAGAGAGAATCTTATGAAGAAATATAAATATGAGTTAGAAGATAAAATTTATAGAGCACTTGGAGTATTGAAATCTGCAGTGCTTCTAAACTCAAGTGAATGTTTAAAGCTTTTATCAGATGTAAGATTAGGAGTAGAGATGGGGATAATTAAAGATGTAAATGGTATAACTTTAAATAAACTCTTGGTGGAATCCCAGCCGGCTACAATACAGAAAATATACGGAGAGAGTCTATCAAATAAAGATAGAGACTTTAATAGGGCCAAATTTGTTAGAGAAAAATTAGCTGTAAATACAGCTTGA
- a CDS encoding ATP-dependent Clp protease ATP-binding subunit, translated as MMFGRFTERAQKVLIYAQEEAQALQHGYVGTEHILLGVLKEDGIAKNFLNNMNITIETVRSFIEEYEGRGEIDLYNKEIPLTPRTKRLLELSLFEARNLNHNYISPEHILLALIREAEGVAFTILNNLGADFNKLRKQLIDSLSGEQSVSSNNSKKENGEPTPTLDQFGRDLTDMAREGKLDPVIGREKETQRVLEILSRRTKNNPCLIGDPGVGKTAIAEGLAEKIVAANIPELLKGKRVVTLDLSSMIAGSKYRGEFEERLKKVMEEIRKSGNVILFIDEIHTIIGAGAAEGAIDASNILKPALARGEIQCIGATTIDEYRKYIEKDAALERRFQPILVGEPTKEEAVLILKGLRDKYEAHHRVKITDEAIEAAVNLSDRYITDRYLPDKAIDLIDEAAAKVRIQNLIAPPDLKNLEAELEKATKEKEDSIRLQDFEKAAKLRDIEKELKDKLEGLKTNWKTKKEVSTLLVGEEKIASVVSQWTNVPVEKLTEKELQRLLKLEDILHKRVIGQDEAVKSIARAVRRSRVGLKDPKRPIGSFIFLGPTGVGKTELSKALAEAMFGDENNLIRIDMSEYMEKHTVSKLIGSPPGYVGYDEGGQLTEKVRRNPYSVVLFDEIEKAHPEVFNILLQILEDGRLTDGKGKTVNFKNTIIIMTSNVGVSTIKKQKSMGFTIVNDNEKQDEYNKMKDNIMEELKTSFRPEFLNRIDDIIVFHQLQEDDLKQIVKIMLNDVSMRLKEKEIDINFNEKAQELLAKEGFDITYGARPLRRAITKTVEDKLSEEMLKGNVKRGDKVEVAVQGEELTFNKVD; from the coding sequence ATGATGTTTGGAAGATTTACAGAAAGAGCACAAAAAGTATTAATTTATGCTCAAGAAGAGGCACAAGCACTCCAACATGGTTATGTGGGCACAGAGCACATACTTTTGGGAGTATTGAAAGAGGATGGAATAGCTAAAAACTTTTTAAATAACATGAATATTACTATAGAAACAGTAAGAAGCTTTATAGAAGAATATGAAGGCAGAGGAGAGATTGATTTATACAATAAGGAAATACCTCTTACTCCAAGAACAAAAAGACTTTTGGAGTTGAGCTTATTTGAAGCTAGAAATTTAAATCACAACTATATTAGTCCAGAGCACATTCTACTTGCGTTAATTAGAGAAGCAGAGGGAGTCGCATTTACTATTTTAAATAATTTAGGTGCTGATTTTAATAAGTTAAGAAAACAGCTTATAGATTCTCTTTCAGGAGAACAATCTGTTAGTTCAAATAATTCTAAAAAAGAAAATGGAGAGCCTACTCCAACCTTAGACCAATTTGGCAGAGACCTAACTGATATGGCAAGAGAAGGAAAATTGGATCCAGTTATAGGTAGAGAAAAAGAAACTCAGAGAGTTTTAGAAATATTAAGCAGAAGAACTAAAAACAATCCTTGTCTTATAGGAGATCCAGGAGTAGGTAAGACAGCCATAGCAGAAGGATTGGCAGAAAAAATAGTGGCAGCCAATATACCCGAACTTTTAAAAGGAAAAAGAGTAGTCACTTTGGATCTTTCTTCAATGATAGCAGGTTCCAAATACAGAGGGGAGTTTGAAGAAAGACTTAAAAAAGTTATGGAAGAGATAAGGAAATCAGGTAATGTAATATTATTTATAGATGAAATTCATACCATAATAGGAGCTGGAGCTGCAGAAGGGGCTATAGATGCTTCTAATATATTAAAGCCGGCTTTGGCTAGAGGAGAAATACAATGTATAGGAGCAACCACTATAGATGAATATAGGAAGTATATAGAAAAAGATGCTGCGCTTGAGAGAAGATTCCAGCCTATATTAGTAGGAGAACCTACTAAAGAAGAAGCAGTCCTGATATTAAAAGGTTTAAGAGATAAATATGAAGCCCATCACAGAGTGAAAATAACGGACGAAGCTATTGAGGCTGCAGTAAATTTATCTGATAGATATATTACAGATAGATATTTGCCGGATAAGGCTATTGATCTTATTGATGAAGCGGCTGCTAAAGTAAGAATACAAAATTTGATTGCTCCACCGGATTTAAAGAATTTAGAAGCTGAATTGGAAAAAGCAACTAAAGAAAAAGAAGATTCCATTAGATTACAAGATTTTGAAAAGGCTGCTAAGTTAAGAGATATAGAAAAGGAATTGAAAGATAAGTTAGAAGGATTAAAAACTAATTGGAAAACTAAAAAAGAGGTATCTACACTATTAGTAGGAGAAGAAAAAATTGCTTCTGTAGTGTCACAATGGACTAATGTACCTGTAGAAAAATTAACCGAAAAAGAATTACAGAGATTATTAAAATTAGAAGATATTCTTCATAAAAGAGTAATAGGTCAGGATGAAGCAGTTAAATCTATAGCAAGGGCAGTAAGAAGGTCCAGGGTTGGACTGAAAGATCCTAAGAGACCTATAGGTTCATTTATATTCTTGGGACCTACTGGTGTTGGAAAAACTGAACTATCTAAAGCACTGGCAGAGGCCATGTTTGGTGATGAAAATAATCTTATAAGAATTGACATGTCTGAATATATGGAAAAACACACCGTATCTAAACTTATAGGATCCCCGCCAGGATATGTAGGATATGATGAGGGAGGACAGCTTACGGAAAAGGTAAGAAGAAATCCTTACTCAGTAGTATTATTTGATGAAATCGAAAAAGCACATCCTGAGGTATTTAATATACTGCTACAAATACTTGAGGATGGAAGATTGACGGATGGAAAAGGAAAAACTGTAAACTTTAAGAATACTATAATTATAATGACATCCAATGTAGGGGTATCTACTATTAAAAAGCAAAAATCTATGGGATTCACTATTGTAAATGATAATGAAAAACAAGATGAGTATAATAAAATGAAAGACAATATAATGGAAGAATTGAAAACTTCTTTTAGACCTGAATTTTTAAATAGAATTGATGATATTATAGTATTCCACCAATTACAAGAAGATGATTTAAAACAGATAGTAAAGATTATGTTAAATGATGTTTCTATGAGACTTAAAGAGAAGGAGATAGACATTAACTTTAATGAAAAAGCACAAGAATTGTTAGCAAAAGAAGGATTTGATATAACTTATGGAGCAAGACCACTTAGAAGAGCTATAACTAAGACTGTAGAAGATAAACTTTCAGAAGAAATGTTAAAGGGTAATGTTAAAAGAGGAGATAAGGTGGAAGTAGCTGTTCAAGGAGAAGAGTTGACTTTTAATAAAGTTGACTAA
- the radA gene encoding DNA repair protein RadA, with protein MVKKKTIFICQQCGYQSPKWLGKCPSCNNWNSMIEELKPTKGAYPPNLGFGSMPKSINDVKSGEHERLDTGIMELNRVLGGGIVRGSITLISGAPGIGKSTLLLQAASNIADKYEKVLYVSGEESEEQIKMRGDRLNSLSNNLYVVSETNLDKIESYIEKNKPTFVVIDSIQTLFKEYVSSAPGSVSQVRETSNHIMRIGKSNGISFFIVAHVTKQGELAGPRVLEHIVDTVLSFEGERTEEFRILRTVKNRFGTTSEIGVFEMAEHGLRQISNPSTAFLGDRDFQKEGSIVIGIMEGRRPILVEIQALVSETRAVIPRRTAVGVDISRLNLILAVLEKKIKIPFYNCDVYANVVGGLKLEGTFGDLGLALALISSSKSKEMSLDNLLAVGEIGLTGEIRPVSFCDRIVSEAEKMGFKNILIPSRNKEKINNKKINIIGISSLKESLNKVF; from the coding sequence ATGGTGAAGAAGAAAACTATCTTTATATGTCAACAATGTGGATATCAATCTCCAAAGTGGCTAGGGAAATGTCCTAGTTGTAATAATTGGAATAGCATGATAGAAGAACTTAAACCAACTAAAGGAGCATATCCTCCAAATTTAGGATTTGGAAGTATGCCAAAAAGCATAAATGATGTAAAATCTGGTGAGCATGAAAGACTGGATACCGGCATAATGGAATTAAATAGAGTTCTTGGAGGAGGTATTGTTAGAGGTTCTATTACACTTATATCAGGAGCTCCTGGTATTGGCAAATCCACATTACTTTTACAAGCGGCTAGTAATATTGCAGATAAATATGAAAAAGTACTATATGTTTCTGGAGAAGAATCAGAAGAGCAGATAAAAATGAGAGGGGATAGGCTTAACTCCTTATCAAATAATCTTTATGTGGTTTCTGAGACTAATTTAGATAAAATAGAAAGTTATATAGAAAAAAATAAACCTACCTTTGTAGTCATAGATTCTATACAAACTTTATTTAAAGAATATGTAAGTTCTGCGCCAGGGAGTGTATCTCAAGTTAGAGAAACCTCCAATCATATTATGCGTATAGGAAAGTCAAATGGTATATCTTTTTTTATAGTGGCACATGTTACAAAACAGGGTGAACTTGCAGGGCCTAGGGTATTAGAACATATAGTTGATACTGTACTATCTTTTGAAGGGGAAAGAACGGAAGAGTTTAGAATACTTAGAACGGTAAAAAACCGATTTGGTACCACAAGTGAAATTGGTGTATTTGAAATGGCAGAACATGGACTCAGGCAAATATCCAATCCCTCTACAGCATTTTTAGGAGATAGGGACTTTCAGAAAGAAGGATCTATAGTTATTGGGATAATGGAAGGCAGAAGACCTATATTAGTTGAAATACAGGCTTTAGTTAGTGAGACTAGGGCAGTTATTCCAAGAAGAACAGCAGTAGGTGTGGATATATCCAGGTTAAATTTAATTTTAGCAGTATTAGAAAAAAAGATTAAAATTCCATTTTATAATTGTGATGTTTATGCTAATGTAGTAGGGGGACTTAAATTAGAAGGTACATTTGGAGATTTAGGATTAGCACTGGCTCTTATATCCAGTTCTAAATCTAAAGAAATGAGTTTAGATAATCTTTTGGCAGTAGGAGAAATAGGTCTCACGGGTGAAATCAGGCCAGTATCTTTCTGCGATAGAATTGTAAGTGAAGCAGAAAAAATGGGATTTAAAAATATATTAATACCAAGTAGAAATAAAGAGAAAATAAATAATAAGAAAATAAATATTATAGGTATATCTTCTTTGAAGGAATCCTTAAATAAAGTTTTTTGA
- the disA gene encoding DNA integrity scanning diadenylate cyclase DisA yields MRLEKEKELKSILKLLAPGTQLREGLENILRAKTGGLIVLGDSEQILKVVDGGFAINSEYSPSYIYELAKMDGAIILSSDLKKILYANTQLIPDSTIPTFETGTRHRTADRVAKQTGVIVIAISQRRNVITVYRGHIKYVLRDSSVMLGRANQALQTLEKYVAVLDRVVNNLNILEFQDIVTLFDVMTAIQRTEMVMKIVSEIEIYICELGNEGRLISMQLNELIKSVERDGILMIRDYCQTDMDYDDIYKQIQEISSDDILNLDFISRAMGYVGVPLVDTLVSPRGYRMLSKIPRIPATVIDNLVKNFKELKGIMEASYEDLDRVEGIGEARARAIKNGLRRLREQIMIDNKF; encoded by the coding sequence TTGAGATTAGAAAAAGAAAAGGAACTTAAAAGTATATTAAAACTTTTAGCTCCTGGAACTCAGCTTAGAGAAGGGCTCGAAAATATATTGAGAGCTAAAACTGGCGGGCTTATAGTGCTTGGAGATAGTGAACAGATATTAAAAGTAGTAGATGGTGGATTTGCTATTAACTCAGAGTATAGTCCTTCTTATATATATGAACTTGCAAAAATGGATGGTGCTATAATACTTAGCAGTGATTTAAAAAAGATACTATATGCAAATACTCAGCTTATTCCAGATTCAACTATTCCTACCTTTGAAACTGGAACAAGGCATAGAACAGCGGATAGAGTGGCCAAACAAACAGGAGTTATAGTTATTGCAATTTCTCAGAGAAGGAATGTTATAACGGTATATAGGGGACATATTAAATATGTTTTGAGGGACAGCAGTGTTATGCTTGGAAGAGCCAATCAGGCACTTCAAACTTTAGAGAAATATGTAGCTGTATTAGATAGAGTTGTCAATAATCTTAATATTCTTGAATTTCAAGACATAGTTACATTATTTGATGTAATGACAGCTATTCAAAGAACTGAAATGGTAATGAAAATAGTATCTGAAATTGAAATATACATATGTGAACTAGGGAATGAAGGAAGACTAATTTCCATGCAATTAAATGAACTTATTAAAAGTGTTGAGCGAGATGGGATATTAATGATAAGAGATTATTGTCAGACTGATATGGATTATGATGATATATATAAACAAATTCAAGAAATAAGCTCTGATGATATTTTAAATCTTGATTTTATCTCCAGAGCTATGGGATATGTGGGAGTACCGTTGGTTGATACACTTGTATCACCAAGGGGATATAGAATGTTAAGTAAAATTCCTAGAATACCAGCTACTGTAATAGATAATTTAGTTAAAAATTTTAAAGAATTGAAAGGGATTATGGAAGCCTCTTATGAAGACCTTGATAGAGTTGAAGGAATAGGTGAAGCCAGAGCTAGAGCAATAAAAAATGGGCTGAGGAGACTTAGAGAACAAATTATGATAGATAATAAATTTTAG
- a CDS encoding DUF1573 domain-containing protein produces MKDIIFDDFQNAVSESLLRHKSILDIITKFQESNARINRAIAKSVTNCGCIEVCAKKQHLSEDNTLNIEFLKNCLNTHTKGSLCDNCRDVIQNEIGNNLFYLTSLCNILDLNLYDILLKEYDKINTLGKYSFR; encoded by the coding sequence ATGAAGGATATAATATTTGACGACTTTCAAAATGCTGTAAGTGAATCATTATTAAGACATAAGAGTATTTTAGATATAATTACTAAATTTCAAGAATCAAATGCCCGAATAAACAGAGCCATCGCAAAATCTGTTACCAATTGTGGATGCATAGAAGTTTGCGCTAAAAAACAGCACCTATCTGAAGACAACACTTTAAATATTGAATTTTTAAAAAATTGTTTAAATACACATACAAAAGGCTCTCTGTGTGATAACTGTAGAGATGTGATACAAAATGAAATAGGAAATAATCTATTTTATCTTACTTCTTTATGTAATATACTTGATTTAAACCTATACGATATACTTTTAAAAGAATATGATAAAATAAATACTTTAGGGAAATATTCTTTTAGATAA